A segment of the Fimbriimonadaceae bacterium genome:
GACATCCATGAGGCGGTCAAGCTCGGCGTGGACTTCATCGCCCTCAGCTACGTCCGTCGGGCAAGCGACATGAGGGAGCTCCGCCGCATCGTCGACCAACTCGACCCCACCGTCCATCTGGTGGCCAAGATCGAGACCCGCGAAGCTCTCAAAGACCTCGTCGAGATCGTCAAGCTGAGCGACGCGGTCATGGTCGCCCGAGGCGACCTTGGCTTGCAGATGGACATCGAGGACGTGCCCGCCGCGCAACGGCGGATCATCAACGTCTGCAACCGCGCGGGCAAGCCGGTGATCACCGCCACGCAAATGCTGGAGAGCATGGTCGTCAACGCCCGGCCCACGCGGGCGGAGGCCACCGACGTGGCCAACGCCATCCTGGACGGCACCGACGCGGTGATGTTGAGCGGTGAGACCGCCGCCGGCAACTACCCGATCGAGGCCGTGAAGGTCATGGCGCGGATCGCCGAACGTACGGACGGGGCTGTCCGTCCCTCCGCCGAATTGGCCGACGCAAGAACAGTTGACAAGGGGACCCACACGGAGGCGGTCGCCCAGGCCGCCGTCTCGATCACGGAGAGCCTCAGGGCAAAGGCCATCGTGACGACCACGACAAGCGGGACGACCCCCAAGGTCGTCAGCAAGTTCCGGCCCCAAGCACCGATCTATTGCACCTGCTGGCACGAGCGCGTCCAACGTCACCTCGCCTTGGTCTGGGGGGTCGAAGCGATCCTAAGCGACCCGCCGGTCAACACCGACGACAGCATCGCGAAGGCGGTGGACGCCTTTCTCCGCCACAAACGCCTCAAGGTCGGGGACCTTGTCGTGGTCACCGCCGGAGTGCCCGCGGGTAGGCCCGGCAACACCAACATGATCCTCGTCCAGCACGTTTGATGTAGACTCCTCGCGTCCCCATGGACGGGGCGGTGAACCATGAAGCGATGGACCGTGTACCTCAGCGCCGTGATCGTCGGTGGCGCAGTCGGCTTGCTCTGCTCGGCGAAACCGTGGCAGGAGGCCGCTCGTCAACGAAGCAAGAGCCAAGGGGCAAAGGCAGAAATGCGTCAGCTGGAAGCCCAGCGGGCCGACTTGATCGGCAAGACCGCCCGGTTTGAGTCGGCGAACGGCATGGAGGCCGAGGCCCGCGCCCACGGCTACCGACGGCCCGACGAGCGGCCGATCGACATCACGCCATGACCACCCTGCTCGCCGCCGTCCTGCTCGCCCAGTCCGCCTCACCCCGCCCGCAACTGGCCAAGGGCCAGGAGGTCGCCTACAAAGTCACG
Coding sequences within it:
- the pyk gene encoding pyruvate kinase — protein: MKRRTKIVCTLGPAVGERSKIHALVQAGMNVARLNCSHGDWASRAEMVGWIKEAESVCGKVGVLADLQGPKFRIGTLPSGGVELKTGQAITVGQGDVTVPVPLGEIWSAMSTGARILLGDGEVEIKLGAKKDDVFDARVVTGGLIKSRQGVTLVGKSFDVPCLTSQDLRDIHEAVKLGVDFIALSYVRRASDMRELRRIVDQLDPTVHLVAKIETREALKDLVEIVKLSDAVMVARGDLGLQMDIEDVPAAQRRIINVCNRAGKPVITATQMLESMVVNARPTRAEATDVANAILDGTDAVMLSGETAAGNYPIEAVKVMARIAERTDGAVRPSAELADARTVDKGTHTEAVAQAAVSITESLRAKAIVTTTTSGTTPKVVSKFRPQAPIYCTCWHERVQRHLALVWGVEAILSDPPVNTDDSIAKAVDAFLRHKRLKVGDLVVVTAGVPAGRPGNTNMILVQHV